The segment CTGTTCCTCATGGTACATAATTTTCACTTCACCGTCTGACACATCAACAAGCGCTCTCTCTATTCCATTCGTATTTAACAATGCTGCTTCCAATGTTTCAATTGGTTGTGCGTTTGTCGTCTCCTGTAAATAAACAGTCATTTCCTTCATTTGTAATACTCCCTTTCATACATTCTTTGTATAGTAAGTAGAGTACCCGTTATGGCTTACAAACATGCTTTTTTTCAGTTGAAAATATGCAGCTTTTATCCTGCTGAATTGTCTTGATGCAATGTACACAACAGCCTAACTCCTCTGTAAACACATACCACTTTTGACAGTTTAGGCATTTTTTATGTAGCTTCTCGTTTATTAGCAAATCATATCCATAATATGTTACTACACGCTCAATTTTCACCTAATCCCTCCCTTAACAGCCC is part of the Niallia taxi genome and harbors:
- a CDS encoding heavy-metal-associated domain-containing protein — translated: MKEMTVYLQETTNAQPIETLEAALLNTNGIERALVDVSDGEVKIMYHEEQITKESVLEKIKEQGFHSVN